CATGTGGATCAGTGGGATGCCGGGCTGGACCCCGGGTCCGGGTGGGTTGGCCGGCAACTCGCAATGGTTTATGACCAGTTGCTCCGGCGGGGTCGCCGAGCAGCAGCTTTCCTCGGCCGCCGAACTCCAGCCGGAATTGATGCCGAACGAGTTCTATACCTTCGCCATCGAGCGGGACACCACCGGTTACACCCTGGAGGCGAGCGGTAACTTCGCCAGGGTCGGACAGAAGACCCTTCGTTTCCACCGCCCGTTCATCGTTGACAACGCACCGATCTGGCACTACAACAGTGCCGCCAGCGAGTACGATGGGCGGTTCAACGGCAGCCTCGTACAGAACGACGCATACGGCAGCACGACCTGGCCGAACCAGTGGCCAACCGGTTCCGCCTACCCGGACTACTTCGTCATCGGTGACCTCTACACGAATGTCTACGAGGGTAGTGCCAGCCTGACGGACATCCGTCTCTATGTGCCGGCGGCGGTTCAAGGGTCAAGCTCAAGGTGACGGCCGCGCTCCCACGTTGAACCCTCCACCAGACAGCAGTAGGATGGGCGTCTACACCCGCATTGCCATGAACGACCGGAGACGATGATGACCCGACGACAACGAACCTACGCAGTAGTGGCCTGCCTGGTCTGTTTTGGGGCCGGCATGTTTGCGCAAACCGCAACTGACATTGTGAGCTACCAGAGCGGACCTAATGGTACACGTCTTGATGTTCTGTTTGACGGCCCCGCCATGGGCGCGGAAGTTGATGTAGGACGGATGACGTTCCCACCAGGAACTAACTCGGGTGACCACTCGCATGGGGTGACCGAGATTTTTTACATCTTGGAAGGAACGCTCGAGCACGTGGTCAATGGAGAGAGTAACATTCTGACCGAGGGCATGTTGGGCTATGTTAAGCCACCCGATGTTGTGAGCCACATCGTCGACACTGACGGACCGCCGACCAAGGCACTTGTCATCTGGGTGCCTGGAGGGGAGGCGGCCAGGATCGGCACGCGCTGGCAGCGTATCCCCTGACGATGCAACAAGTACTTAGCTCTTTGGAAGATCGGTTTGTCTCCACCCAGCGATAGAATCTAGCTCTGGCAATTTCGTGGTCTGCCTCTGAAGAACCTTATGACTGATCGCCACACTCGACGCATCGTCCTTGCTGTCCTCGTCGCGCTTTCGCCCGGTGTGCGGGTCCAGGCACAGGCCATCGACCCATTTACGATGCGGGCCGTGAAGACGGCCTCTCCGCCGACTGTCGATGGGGTGGTTGACGTTGACGAATGGCGAGACGCAGCACGTGTGACGGATTTCATCCAACTCGAGCCAAACCGCGGAGAACCGTCCAAGTTCAAGACGGAGGTCTCTGTGCTGTATGACGATGCGCATCTCTACGTCGCCTTTGTGGCGCATGACCCAGAGCCGGTGATGGGACAGATGACACAGCGCGACGCGGAGCTTTGGAACGACGACTCGGTGCAGGTCTACCTTGATACGTTCCACGATGGTCGCTCCGGCTATTTCTTCATGACTAACGTGCTGGGCACCCAACTTGATGGCCGGCTGGCCGAGGATGGGATGACCAACGACGACACCTGGGACGCGCCGTGGGTGTCAGCGACGCAACAGACCGACTTCGGATACACCGTCGAGGTCTCCATCTCGTTGGACACGCTGCAATACGCCGCCGGTGACGACACGACTTGGGGCATTAACTTTGCGCGTAGCCGCCGCCGCACGCTGGAACGCAGCTTCTGGTCAGGGCCGGTCGACCACTGGGGCCGGATGTCGCAGGCTGGCGATCTCATCGGTCTGAATCTACCGGCGCCGACTCGTCGTCATCAGGTGATTCCCTATGCGCTGTCGCAAGCGCAAGAGGGCAGTTCACCGGATGCGTCGATCGGGCTGGATGCCCGCTACGCTCTCACCCCGCAGACCTCGGCGTATGTGACTTTGAACCCAGACTTTGCGACGATCGAGGCGGACCAGGAAGAGATCAACCTGACTCGCTTCGAGTTGAACCTGGCCGAGAAGCGACAGTTCTTTATTGAGGGGCAGGAACTGTTTAGGCAGCGGATCAGGACTTTTTACTCTCGTCGGATTGGGGACATCTTGGGTGGCGCGAAAGTCCTCGGCACCCAAGGTGGGTGGAACTTCGCAGGAGTGTCTGCTCAAGGCGAGCTGCAAGGCTCGACGACCCGAGCGAACTACACGGTTGCGCGGGTACGGCGTGACGTGGCGACCCGTTCGAACCTTGGCTTCATGTTGGCGAATCGATCCCACGATGGTCGACAGCAGGGGTCGGTTGAAATTGACGCCAACCTATTCTTCACCGAGCATTTCGGGTTCACGGGCCAGTTCGTCAAGAGCTACGGCGAGTACAAGAACGGCACCGTTGCGTTCTTCGCCCGGCCTTCCTATGACTCACCCACCGCGCACGCACATGTACGAATCACACACTTGGGCGATCGGGTCGCCGACAATATCAATGCGGTCGGCTTCATCCGCGATGATGACCGTCGTGAGATCGACGGTGCCGTCAGAAAAACGTTCTGGCTTCGGAGTGGCGCTATCGAGCGTCTGCAGTACGGTTCGAACTACAACATTTACTGGGGACAGGAGGGCCTCCTGCGGAGCTGGAAGGTCGACGAGTCGCTCGAGTTTGACTGGCGGAATCGCTGGAGCACCTCCGTCAGCCACACTGAAGAGTTCAAGCGCTTCGAGAAAGACTTCCGGAACAGACAGACGAAGGTGGAGCTCGGTTACAACACGCGGTCCTATGAGTCGGTACGGGGCGGTTATTCGTTCGGGCGGAACTTTGACGCCGATTTCCAGCTCCTGAGCGCGGCTGCGAATTACACGGTGACCAAGGAGTTCTCGGTCGAATACGACCTTCAGCGGTTGGAGCTTGACCCGGACCCAGAGAACGAGAGCACCTGGATCCACGTCCTTCGCGCCAACCAGTTCTTCACACCTGATCTGTTTCTGCGTGTCTTCTTCCAGACGAACTCGGCGATTGACCGGCGGAACATGCAGGCGGTTTTCGTCTATCGGTATCTGCCACCGTTCGGGACCATACAGGTTGCCTACCAGCGCGGGACCGCGGAGTTCGGTAAACGCTCGAATCAGGGGAATACGCTGTTTATAAAGATCACGACTGTCTTGTAGTGAAAAGTTCTTAATAGATAACCTTTTATAGAATTGCTAGGAAACTTGGTGCGGAAGGGGGGATTTGAACCCCCACGCCCTTGTGAGGCACAAACTCCTGAGACTTGTGCAAACACTAGTCACAGGTACGCACAAGTAACGGAAAAAGGACACACGCCTCAAGCGCATTGAACCTTCCACCAGCCAGCGGAAGTCGGGCGCTACTTGGTCTCCTTGACGACGACACCGCCTTTCATGACGAAGGCGACGTTTTTTAGTAGACCGATGTCATCAAGCGGGTTGCCATCGACAGCGATCAGATCTGCTAGGAACCCTGGCTTTACGGCGCCAATCTCGTTCTCGAGGCGGAGCAACTCGGCCGCGACGGACGTGGCAGA
Above is a window of Vicinamibacterales bacterium DNA encoding:
- a CDS encoding cupin domain-containing protein produces the protein MTRRQRTYAVVACLVCFGAGMFAQTATDIVSYQSGPNGTRLDVLFDGPAMGAEVDVGRMTFPPGTNSGDHSHGVTEIFYILEGTLEHVVNGESNILTEGMLGYVKPPDVVSHIVDTDGPPTKALVIWVPGGEAARIGTRWQRIP
- a CDS encoding DUF5916 domain-containing protein, encoding MTDRHTRRIVLAVLVALSPGVRVQAQAIDPFTMRAVKTASPPTVDGVVDVDEWRDAARVTDFIQLEPNRGEPSKFKTEVSVLYDDAHLYVAFVAHDPEPVMGQMTQRDAELWNDDSVQVYLDTFHDGRSGYFFMTNVLGTQLDGRLAEDGMTNDDTWDAPWVSATQQTDFGYTVEVSISLDTLQYAAGDDTTWGINFARSRRRTLERSFWSGPVDHWGRMSQAGDLIGLNLPAPTRRHQVIPYALSQAQEGSSPDASIGLDARYALTPQTSAYVTLNPDFATIEADQEEINLTRFELNLAEKRQFFIEGQELFRQRIRTFYSRRIGDILGGAKVLGTQGGWNFAGVSAQGELQGSTTRANYTVARVRRDVATRSNLGFMLANRSHDGRQQGSVEIDANLFFTEHFGFTGQFVKSYGEYKNGTVAFFARPSYDSPTAHAHVRITHLGDRVADNINAVGFIRDDDRREIDGAVRKTFWLRSGAIERLQYGSNYNIYWGQEGLLRSWKVDESLEFDWRNRWSTSVSHTEEFKRFEKDFRNRQTKVELGYNTRSYESVRGGYSFGRNFDADFQLLSAAANYTVTKEFSVEYDLQRLELDPDPENESTWIHVLRANQFFTPDLFLRVFFQTNSAIDRRNMQAVFVYRYLPPFGTIQVAYQRGTAEFGKRSNQGNTLFIKITTVL